A genomic window from Punica granatum isolate Tunisia-2019 chromosome 2, ASM765513v2, whole genome shotgun sequence includes:
- the LOC116197818 gene encoding ras-related protein RABC2a-like isoform X2 — protein MSNKQNQQMGSLGKGADLKGVGVDGYSHNSSRYDYSFKILLIGDSGVGKSSLLLSFISTSVLHHDLSPTVGVDFKIKLLTVGGKRLKLTIWDTAGQERFGIVTSSYYRGAHGIILVYDVTRRETFTNLSNIWAKEVELYSSNQDCVKLVVGNKVDRESERAVSREEGMGLALKYRCSFLECSAKTKENVHQCFKELIYKILEVPSLLEKGSVAVKRQILKQKEVQYPHSKGGGCCS, from the exons ATGAGTAATAAGCAGAATCAACAAATGGGTTCACTGGGGAAAGGAGCTGACCTGAAGGGTGTTGGTGTTGATGGCTATAGCCATAACAGCAGTAGATATGACTACTCGTTTAAGATTCTGCTGATAGGGGACTCCGGGGTTGGGAAGAGCAGCCTTCTCCTCAGCTTCATCTCCACCTCTGTTCTTCACCATGACCTCTCTCCCACCGTTG GTGTGGACTTTAAGATCAAGCTACTCACAGTCGGAGGCAAGCGGTTGAAGCTCACTATCTGGGACACAG CTGGACAGGAGAGATTCGGTATAGTAACAAGCTCGTACTACAGGGGGGCTCATGGAATTATACTCG TTTATGATGTGACGAGACGAGAAACGTTCACGAACCTGTCAAACATATGGGCAAAGGAGGTAGAGCTCTACTCCAGCAATCAGGATTGCGTGAAACTTGTAGTTGGGAATAAAGTTGATCGG GAGAGCGAGAGGGCTGTATCGAGAGAAGAAGGGATGGGTCTAGCCCTCAAGTATAGATGCTCGTTTCTTGAGTGCAGTGCCAAAACCAAAGAAAATGTGCATCAGTGCTTTAAGGAGCTTATATATAAG ATACTGGAGGTTCCCAGTCTACTAGAGAAGGGATCAGTGGCTGTAAAGAGGCAGATTTTGAAACAGAAAGAAGTACAATACCCGCACTCAAAAGGAGGCGGCTGCTGCTCTTAA
- the LOC116197818 gene encoding ras-related protein RABC2a-like isoform X1, producing the protein MSNKQNQQMGSLGKGADLKGVGVDGYSHNSSRYDYSFKILLIGDSGVGKSSLLLSFISTSVLHHDLSPTVGVDFKIKLLTVGGKRLKLTIWDTGTKSGQERFGIVTSSYYRGAHGIILVYDVTRRETFTNLSNIWAKEVELYSSNQDCVKLVVGNKVDRESERAVSREEGMGLALKYRCSFLECSAKTKENVHQCFKELIYKILEVPSLLEKGSVAVKRQILKQKEVQYPHSKGGGCCS; encoded by the exons ATGAGTAATAAGCAGAATCAACAAATGGGTTCACTGGGGAAAGGAGCTGACCTGAAGGGTGTTGGTGTTGATGGCTATAGCCATAACAGCAGTAGATATGACTACTCGTTTAAGATTCTGCTGATAGGGGACTCCGGGGTTGGGAAGAGCAGCCTTCTCCTCAGCTTCATCTCCACCTCTGTTCTTCACCATGACCTCTCTCCCACCGTTG GTGTGGACTTTAAGATCAAGCTACTCACAGTCGGAGGCAAGCGGTTGAAGCTCACTATCTGGGACACAGGTACTAAAT CTGGACAGGAGAGATTCGGTATAGTAACAAGCTCGTACTACAGGGGGGCTCATGGAATTATACTCG TTTATGATGTGACGAGACGAGAAACGTTCACGAACCTGTCAAACATATGGGCAAAGGAGGTAGAGCTCTACTCCAGCAATCAGGATTGCGTGAAACTTGTAGTTGGGAATAAAGTTGATCGG GAGAGCGAGAGGGCTGTATCGAGAGAAGAAGGGATGGGTCTAGCCCTCAAGTATAGATGCTCGTTTCTTGAGTGCAGTGCCAAAACCAAAGAAAATGTGCATCAGTGCTTTAAGGAGCTTATATATAAG ATACTGGAGGTTCCCAGTCTACTAGAGAAGGGATCAGTGGCTGTAAAGAGGCAGATTTTGAAACAGAAAGAAGTACAATACCCGCACTCAAAAGGAGGCGGCTGCTGCTCTTAA